Proteins encoded by one window of Ovis canadensis isolate MfBH-ARS-UI-01 breed Bighorn chromosome 14, ARS-UI_OviCan_v2, whole genome shotgun sequence:
- the A1BG gene encoding alpha-1B-glycoprotein isoform X1, whose protein sequence is MSARAALLLLWGLALSPVTEQATFFDPRPSLWAEASSPLAPWANVTLTCQSPLPTLEFQLLKDGVGQEPVHLESPAHEHRFPLGPVTSTTRGLYSCRYKGNDDWISPSKLVDVTGAEPLPPPSISTSPVSWITPGLNTTLLCLSGLRGVTFLLRQEGEDQFVEVAEAPEATQASFPVHRAGNYSCSYRTHAAGTPSEPSATVTVEELAPPPAPTLTVARESAQVLRPGSPASLTCVAPLSDVDFQLRRGAEEQLVPRASTSPDRVFFLLSALAAGDGGGYTCRYRLRSELAAWSRDSAPAELVLSDGTLPAPELSAEPAVLSPTPGALVQLRCRAPRAGVRFALVRKDAGGSRVQRVLSPAGPEAQFELRGVSAVDSGNFSCVYVGTSPPFSGSKPSATLELRVDGPLPRPQLRALWTGALTPGRDAVLRCEAEVPDVSFLLLRAGEEEPLAVAWSTNRSADLVLTHVGRQHAGTYSCRYRTGGSRSLLSELSDPVELQVAGS, encoded by the exons ATGTCTGCTCGGGCAGCCCTCCTGCTGCTCTGGG GTCTGGCCCTGAGCCCGGTGACTGAGCAGGCGACGT TCTTCGACCCCAGGCCATCCCTGTGGGCCGAGGCCAGCTCACCGCTGGCACCCTGGGCCAACGTGACGCTGACCTGCCAGAGCCCGCTGCCAACCCTGGAGTTCCAGCTCCTCAAGGATGGCGTGGGCCAGGAACCGGTGCACCTGGAGTCCCCTGCTCACGAGCACAGGTTCCCGCTGGGACCAGTGACCAGCACCACCCGGGGCCTCTACAGCTGCCGCTACAAGGGCAACGACGATTGGATCAGCCCGAGCAAGCTGGTGGACGTGACGGGAGCAG agcccctgcccccaccctcgaTCTCAACCAGTCCCGTGTCCTGGATCACACCTGGCCTGAACACCACGCTGCTGTGCCTCTCGGGACTTCGAGGTGTGACCTTCCTGCTGAGGCAGGAAGGCGAGGACCAGTTTGTGGAGGTGGCTGAGGCCCCAGAGGCCACGCAAGCCTCCTTCCCGGTCCACCGGGCTGGGAACTACAGCTGCAGCTACCGGACCCACGCGGCAGGCACCCCCTCGGAGCCCAGTGCCACAGTGACCGTAGAGGAGCTGG ccccGCCGCCGGCGCCCACACTGACGGTGGCCAGGGAGTCGGCCCAGGTCCTGAGGCCGGGCTCGCCTGCCTCGCTCACCTGCGTGGCGCCCCTGAGCGACGTGGACTTCCAGCTGCGGCGGGGCGCGGAGGAGCAGCTGGTACCCCGGGCCAGCACCAGTCCGGACCGCGTCTTCTTCCTGCTGAGCGCACTGGCCGCGGGCGACGGAGGCGGCTACACCTGCCGCTACCGGCTGCGCAGCGAGCTGGCGGCCTGGTCCCGAGACAGTGCGCCGGCCGAGCTGGTGCTGAGCGACG GGACGCTCCCCGCGCCGGAGCTGTCGGCCGAACCCGCGGTCCTGAGTCCCACGCCGGGCGCGCTGGTGCAGCTGCGGTGCCGGGCACCCCGCGCCGGCGTGCGCTTCGCCCTGGTGCGCAAGGACGCGGGCGGGAGCCGGGTGCAGCGCGTCCTGAGCCCCGCGGGCCCCGAGGCCCAGTTCGAGCTGCGCGGCGTCTCGGCGGTGGACTCGGGCAACTTCAGCTGCGTCTACGTGGGCACGTCGCCGCCCTTCTCGGGTTCCAAGCCTAGCGCGACCCTGGAGCTGCGCGTTGACG GACCGCTGCCCAGGCCGCAGCTCCGGGCCCTGTGGACTGGGGCCTTGACTCCGGGCCGCGATGCCGTCCTGCGCTGCGAGGCCGAGGTGCCCGACGTGTCCTTCCTGCTGCTGCGCGCCGGCGAAGAGGAGCCCTTGGCGGTGGCTTGGTC
- the LOC138419420 gene encoding small ribosomal subunit protein uS14-like, with translation MGHQQLYWSHPRKFGQGSRSCRVCSNRLGLIRKYGLNMCRQCFRQYAKDIGFIKLD, from the coding sequence ATGGGTCACCAGCAGCTCTACTGGAGCCATCCGAGAAAATTCGGCCAGGGTTCTCGCTCTTGCCGAGTCTGCTCAAACCGGCTAGGTCTGATCCGGAAATACGGCCTCAATATGTGCCGCCAGTGTTTCCGGCAGTATGCGAAGGACATCGGCTTCATTAAGTTGGACTAA